In one Cyclopterus lumpus isolate fCycLum1 chromosome 24, fCycLum1.pri, whole genome shotgun sequence genomic region, the following are encoded:
- the LOC117727490 gene encoding leucine-rich repeat-containing protein 74A-like, with protein MDHREEEKQSPDQTILSTGSPDRVEEPTQGQEVDSGDEWDTDLETDIGTHQKQCWSGAELYLQACQSTGCVPVSSFLRHLGGADLDLSHYGVGPLGAKALAVVLQNDLTITDLELEDNALQAEGTRHLMEMLQINMSIQSLNLSDNQLHLKGADFVSKIISGNFYIRSIKVSGNGFDDSAAEYLADALEGNYIIKELDLSHNMIGDTGGQHLGHMLATNTGLEVLNLSWNHLCMGSAAALSDGLKANSTLKQLLLSRNGFGHIEAKSLGQALKLNSTLVLLDLSRNLIDNEAAALLCQGLATNEALRVLKLSHNPLTNIGALSLLKTVTQNTNSAVEEMDISTVFVCETFVELLDKARQRRPGLAVRHSVMSSVTRNISALRVFQKFLKERNESIVDFFQALDEEGTMKVPTAAFRKAVKEANAPLDQRQLEWLIKKFDENCKFSIIYSQFAELS; from the exons ATGGATCACcgtgaggaggagaagcagtCACCTGATCAGACCATCCTGTCCACCGGAAGCCCGGATCGGGTGGAGGAGCCAACCCAGGGTCAAGAGGTCGATAGTGGAGATGAGTGGGACACTGATCTGGAGACAGACA TTGGCACCCATCAGAAACAGTGTTGGTCCGGTGCGGAGCTGTACCTGCAGGCCTGCCAGTCTACGGGCTGCGTCCCCGTGTCCTCCTTCCTCCGTCACCTGGGTGGAGCCGATCTCGACCTGAGCCACTATGGGGTGGGACCTCTGGGAGCCAAAGCTCTGGCCGTAGTTCTGCAA AACGACCTGACCATTACCGACCTGGAGCTGGAGGACAACGCACTTCAGGCTGAGGGGACGCGCCATCTGATGGAAATGCTTCAGATAAACATGAGCATCCAGAGTCTC AACCTTTCCGACAACCAGCTGCACCTCAAAGGAGCCGACTTCGTCTCCAAAATCATATCAGGCAACTTCTACATCAGATCCATCAAGGTCTCAG GAAATGGTTTTGATGATTCTGCAGCTGAATACCTTGCCGATGCTTTGGAG GGAAACTATATCATCAAAGAGCTGGACCTCAGTCACAACATGATCGGTGATACAGGAGGACAACACCTGGGTCACATGTTAG CCACAAACACAGGTCTAGAAGTCCTAAATTTGAGCTGGAACCATCTTTGCATGGGCAGCGCGGCGGCTTTGAGTGACGGACTGAAG GCGAACTCCACCCTGAAGCAGCTCCTGCTGTCGCGCAACGGTTTCGGCCACATCGAGGCGAAGTCTCTGGGTCAAGCGCTGAAACTAAACAGCACGCTGGTGCTGCTGGACCTCAGCAGGAACCTCATAGACAACGAGGCTGCGGCCCTCCTCTGCCAGGGCCTGGCCACCAACGAGGCCCTCAGGGTGCTCAAG CTCTCCCATAACCCCCTGACAAATATTGGAGCTCTGTCGCTGCTCAAAACGgttacacaaaacacaaattcagCCGTGGAGGAGATGGATATTTCT ACAGTTTTTGTTTGTGAGACCTTTGTGGAGCTGTTGGATAAAGCCCGTCAGAGGCGTCCTGGTCTGGCTGTTCGGCACAGCGTCATGAGCTCCGTTACCAGGAACATATCGGCCCTCCGTGTGTTTCAG AAATTCCTCAAAGAGCGAAATGAGAGCATCGTGGACTTCTTCCAAGCTTTGGATGAAGAAGGAACCATGAAAGTCCCCACCGCTGCCTTCAGGAAGGCTGTAAAG GAAGCGAACGCACCTCTGGATCAGCGGCAGCTCGAGTGGTTGATCAAGAAGTTCGATGAGAACTGCAAATTCAGCATCATCTACAG TCAGTTTGCGGAGCTGTCTTAG